The following proteins are co-located in the Flammeovirga kamogawensis genome:
- a CDS encoding leucine-rich repeat protein, whose translation MKTSLTMSWLLWLSLLIPTLSYGQYTLTDDDVVVDENGYIQSTTYTAGGDIIIPEVLDGQTVLGIADKNYTNGVFLNKGITSVIFPESLTFIGAYAFMNNKISGELKLPDGLTSIGISAFENNKISGELIFQKKIITIGDYAFYNNNISGELIFPEGIEYIGTRSFRYNSNISTIKFPMSLSIFVIGTFRELTAEGYEPFDGWYIDVTYETPVEITLENVEGKTIYGKWTPSDYTLTYEGGFAAHNNPSEYTIETPTIELSNEGDRDGYKVEWFTSINYDTLVSEITTGSFGDTTLYGKETIIDYTINYPNEGIHTNPFTFTIESETITFKNPTDSLGYTFAGWFTDVELTQPITSLPKGSTGNLSVYAKWTLQEFTISYNGVDDSYTGVTSFTINDENITLVGVDKENYTFEGWFTTSDFQENSKIEVIETALPQDYTLYAKLVEAEITSVEGGLPQEIIVYPNPAKASFQINKIVDSIHLINSAGMEIKDYSKATSFDVSTLPNGIYYIKGEAEGKSFNQKIVVKH comes from the coding sequence ATGAAAACAAGCTTAACTATGTCTTGGCTTTTATGGCTAAGTCTACTAATTCCTACGCTCTCGTATGGCCAGTATACTTTAACTGATGACGATGTAGTGGTAGATGAAAATGGTTATATTCAATCTACAACATATACTGCTGGTGGAGATATTATTATCCCTGAGGTGTTAGACGGGCAGACTGTTTTGGGAATTGCGGATAAAAATTATACAAATGGAGTGTTTCTGAATAAAGGAATAACATCAGTAATTTTTCCTGAAAGTTTAACTTTTATTGGAGCTTATGCTTTTATGAATAATAAAATCTCAGGAGAGTTGAAACTACCAGATGGTTTAACTTCTATTGGTATATCTGCTTTTGAAAATAATAAAATCTCAGGAGAATTGATTTTCCAAAAAAAAATAATAACTATTGGTGATTATGCTTTTTATAATAATAACATTTCAGGAGAATTAATCTTTCCGGAAGGTATAGAGTATATTGGGACTAGATCGTTTAGATATAATTCAAATATTTCTACAATTAAATTCCCTATGAGTTTATCTATTTTTGTGATAGGAACATTCCGAGAATTAACTGCCGAAGGTTATGAACCTTTTGACGGTTGGTACATAGATGTTACTTACGAAACACCAGTAGAAATTACTTTAGAAAATGTCGAAGGAAAAACAATATATGGGAAATGGACACCATCCGATTACACGTTAACTTATGAAGGGGGATTTGCAGCACATAATAATCCTTCAGAATATACAATAGAAACCCCTACTATAGAGTTGTCAAATGAAGGTGACAGAGATGGTTATAAAGTAGAATGGTTTACATCTATCAATTATGATACTTTAGTTTCAGAAATTACAACCGGATCATTTGGAGATACAACATTGTATGGTAAGGAAACAATTATAGACTATACCATCAATTACCCAAACGAAGGAATACATACTAATCCTTTTACTTTTACTATAGAAAGTGAAACAATCACATTTAAAAATCCAACAGATAGTTTGGGCTATACTTTTGCCGGTTGGTTTACTGATGTAGAATTAACGCAACCTATTACTTCTCTACCAAAAGGTAGTACGGGTAATCTTTCTGTTTATGCAAAATGGACACTCCAAGAATTTACAATTTCATACAACGGAGTGGATGATAGCTATACAGGGGTTACATCATTTACTATTAATGATGAAAACATCACATTGGTAGGTGTAGATAAAGAAAACTATACATTTGAAGGTTGGTTTACAACATCCGATTTCCAAGAAAACAGTAAAATTGAAGTAATAGAAACAGCATTACCTCAAGACTATACCCTTTATGCTAAGCTAGTTGAAGCTGAAATTACATCTGTTGAAGGTGGATTACCCCAAGAAATTATAGTTTATCCTAACCCCGCAAAAGCAAGCTTCCAAATAAATAAAATAGTGGATAGCATACATCTAATTAACAGTGCTGGTATGGAAATTAAAGACTATAGTAAAGCAACAAGTTTTGATGTTTCTACATTACCAAATGGTATTTATTACATCAAAGGTGAAGCTGAAGGAAAGTCTTTTAATCAGAAAATAGTTGTAAAACACTAA
- a CDS encoding regulatory protein RecX — protein sequence MEYTFKQVLPKIAAYCSYQDRCRQEIENRLIKWEYSYEDWPEVFAWLKDNKFWDEERYAASFVRGKFRGNKWGKRKIKMALYQKGVPQEIGNKALSEIKDEEYQEVALKLAIKKVERLREKGEEAHIVKGKTLQYLAGKGFESQTCYNAVDDAIYRLDNDLEEEEW from the coding sequence GTGGAGTATACTTTTAAACAAGTTTTACCTAAAATAGCTGCATATTGTTCGTATCAGGATAGATGTCGCCAAGAAATAGAAAATAGGTTAATAAAATGGGAATACTCCTATGAAGATTGGCCTGAAGTATTTGCTTGGCTAAAAGACAATAAATTCTGGGACGAGGAGCGATATGCAGCTTCTTTTGTTAGAGGAAAATTTAGAGGCAACAAATGGGGGAAACGAAAAATAAAGATGGCACTCTATCAAAAGGGTGTTCCTCAAGAAATAGGTAATAAAGCACTTTCAGAAATTAAAGATGAAGAATACCAAGAAGTAGCTCTAAAACTAGCAATCAAAAAAGTAGAACGTCTTAGGGAGAAAGGCGAAGAAGCTCATATAGTAAAAGGAAAGACATTACAATACCTTGCAGGAAAAGGCTTTGAATCTCAAACATGCTACAATGCTGTAGATGATGCTATTTATAGATTAGATAACGATCTTGAGGAAGAAGAATGGTAG
- the ppk1 gene encoding polyphosphate kinase 1, with the protein MVNHDKISALINSSNYISRDLSWLQFNYRVLAQAQMSSRTVFERLKFLAITASNFDEFFMIRIGSLYNYIDFGKRRLDYSGLREDQFKEKLFLDIHEFTKMQFELIQKELAPQFEDNGFKISKVNELTKEEQDKVENYFSKMIFPLLTPMVYDTYHAFPVLNNLLSIFGVITHDKREETGNRRKISFVQIPKTLPKYYQIEREDYWVFVPIEEIIEAYITRLFRNVDIESVDLFRITRNGDFTLDESDDLDTDFLNELKAKLRTRKTGRVVRMEITKDPNPMLREILMERFDLDEENIFESPVHLDFTRFWQIVGHKAFAYLQPSSPNYSTPVALQSFKRGDSDNIFDRLKKQDILLHHPYNSPDTMLELLEAAADDPKVMAIKMTIYRLAKDSRVTKALLRAVESGKQVSALFEVKARFDEENNLNEAKKLQVAGCFVIYGMSAVKTHTKLMLVVRNEGDKVRRYVHLGSGNYNESTAKLYTDIGLITTKEAYGEDVSEFFNAITGHSQPKKYNKLLTAPRQMRKGFIHLIEQEAKNAKDGLDSRIVIKVNSLQDEKLMDSLYLASQAGVKIDLIIRGICCIRPGREGLSENISVKSIVGDYLEHTRLFYFHNNGDPIVYGGSADAMSRSFDRRIESQFEIVDPLCRKEAINILEYNLKDNMNSFIMNEDGTYSKAKRTEGEKAFDIFKEFYNVSQKSVNKAKLL; encoded by the coding sequence ATGGTCAATCACGATAAAATATCCGCATTAATAAATAGTAGTAACTACATAAGTAGAGACCTTAGTTGGCTTCAATTTAATTATAGAGTATTGGCTCAAGCACAAATGTCGTCGAGAACCGTTTTCGAACGATTAAAGTTTTTAGCAATTACGGCATCCAATTTTGACGAATTTTTCATGATTAGAATTGGTTCATTATATAATTATATTGATTTTGGTAAGCGTAGGTTAGATTACTCGGGTTTACGTGAAGATCAGTTTAAAGAGAAATTATTTTTAGATATTCATGAGTTTACCAAAATGCAGTTTGAGCTTATTCAAAAAGAATTGGCTCCACAATTTGAAGACAATGGATTCAAGATTTCTAAAGTAAACGAGTTAACAAAAGAGGAACAAGATAAAGTAGAAAACTACTTTAGTAAAATGATTTTCCCGTTGTTAACGCCAATGGTTTATGATACTTACCATGCCTTCCCTGTACTAAATAACCTTCTAAGCATTTTTGGAGTTATTACACACGATAAGAGAGAAGAAACAGGAAATAGAAGAAAAATATCGTTTGTTCAGATACCAAAAACACTTCCAAAATACTATCAAATAGAAAGAGAAGATTATTGGGTATTTGTTCCTATTGAAGAAATTATAGAAGCTTATATAACGCGTTTATTTAGAAATGTTGATATAGAATCTGTTGACCTTTTTAGAATAACTAGAAATGGAGATTTTACTCTAGACGAAAGCGATGATTTAGATACTGACTTCTTAAATGAATTAAAAGCGAAACTTCGTACAAGAAAAACGGGACGAGTGGTAAGGATGGAAATAACTAAAGATCCTAACCCAATGTTGCGTGAGATTCTTATGGAACGCTTTGATTTAGATGAAGAAAATATTTTTGAATCTCCTGTACATTTAGATTTTACTCGTTTTTGGCAAATTGTTGGTCATAAAGCATTTGCTTATTTACAGCCATCTTCTCCAAACTATTCTACGCCAGTAGCATTACAATCTTTTAAAAGAGGAGATAGCGACAATATTTTTGATAGATTAAAAAAACAAGATATTCTGTTGCATCACCCATACAATAGCCCTGACACCATGTTAGAGTTATTGGAAGCTGCCGCAGACGACCCTAAAGTAATGGCGATAAAAATGACAATTTATCGTTTAGCAAAAGATTCTAGGGTAACAAAAGCATTACTTAGAGCAGTTGAAAGTGGAAAACAAGTTTCTGCTTTGTTTGAAGTGAAAGCACGTTTTGATGAAGAAAACAATTTAAATGAAGCGAAAAAATTACAAGTAGCAGGTTGCTTTGTAATTTATGGTATGTCTGCAGTAAAAACGCATACAAAGCTAATGCTTGTAGTTAGAAACGAAGGCGATAAAGTAAGACGTTATGTGCATTTAGGTAGTGGTAATTATAATGAGTCTACTGCTAAGTTATATACAGATATTGGGCTAATTACTACTAAAGAGGCTTACGGAGAAGATGTATCTGAATTTTTTAACGCCATAACAGGGCATTCTCAACCTAAGAAATACAATAAGTTATTAACGGCTCCTCGCCAAATGCGTAAAGGTTTTATACATCTTATTGAGCAAGAAGCCAAGAATGCAAAAGATGGTTTAGACTCTCGTATAGTTATAAAAGTTAACTCTCTGCAAGATGAAAAACTAATGGATTCGTTGTATTTAGCATCTCAGGCAGGGGTTAAAATAGATTTGATAATTAGAGGTATTTGCTGTATTCGCCCTGGTAGAGAAGGTTTGAGCGAAAATATTTCTGTAAAATCTATTGTTGGAGATTATTTAGAACATACTCGTTTATTCTATTTCCATAATAATGGCGATCCAATAGTTTATGGTGGTAGTGCAGATGCTATGAGCCGTTCTTTTGATAGAAGAATTGAATCTCAGTTTGAAATAGTAGACCCACTGTGTAGAAAAGAAGCAATTAATATTTTAGAGTACAACCTAAAAGATAATATGAATAGCTTTATTATGAACGAAGATGGTACTTACTCTAAAGCTAAAAGAACAGAGGGAGAAAAAGCATTTGATATCTTTAAAGAGTTTTATAATGTCTCTCAAAAATCTGTCAATAAAGCCAAACTGTTATAA
- a CDS encoding caspase family protein has translation MKKILLFLFFILQIGICIGQKSTLILPYTAEEESLCDNYFYYNNKMAIAAIEEVYKYNAYRVIDTKAPMQEIKAKNACSLSNNEIRQMLLGGWQNTYVEVAYKLHKTTKGNYMDLYLFYKDAATHKALVTFKKTSTKRYSSDIKSFTNEIFEAHFNTFIKECSWAKSNGKETDLSTLLIPSIAPPNASKKHAKPVKQPKESKAEEIKVATVVTETFPLSDVDQNIPKNTRVNENAVAVVIGNRTYRNADVPEVKYAINDALIVKQYLISTLGFKEGNIIFKEDATQADFNAIFGINGNPKGKLYNYVKPNVSDVYIFYSGHGAPNPETNKGYFVPVDTDPSLIQFNGYSLATFYENLGAVPYKNLTVIIDACFSGASEGGMLLKSISPVFIKTENKVLKDENAVVLTSAASEQVSSWYNEKYHSLFTYYYLKGIQGAADKNNDGIVDVKEMKAYLTDNVTYMARRLNNREQTPEIIGSEEIRLN, from the coding sequence ATGAAAAAAATATTACTATTTCTATTTTTCATTTTACAAATTGGTATTTGTATCGGTCAAAAATCAACCCTAATATTACCTTATACAGCAGAAGAGGAATCTTTGTGTGATAATTATTTTTATTACAACAATAAGATGGCCATTGCTGCAATAGAAGAAGTCTATAAATACAATGCGTATAGAGTAATTGATACCAAAGCACCAATGCAAGAAATAAAAGCAAAAAATGCTTGTAGTCTATCCAATAACGAGATACGACAAATGTTACTTGGTGGGTGGCAAAACACATACGTAGAGGTAGCTTACAAACTCCATAAAACTACCAAAGGAAATTACATGGATTTATATCTTTTTTATAAAGATGCTGCTACGCATAAAGCCTTAGTAACTTTCAAGAAAACATCAACAAAGCGTTATTCTTCGGATATTAAATCATTTACTAACGAGATTTTCGAAGCACATTTCAATACTTTTATTAAAGAATGTAGTTGGGCAAAATCAAACGGTAAAGAAACTGACCTATCTACTTTATTAATACCTTCTATTGCACCTCCTAATGCATCAAAAAAACATGCAAAACCAGTAAAGCAACCAAAAGAAAGTAAAGCAGAAGAAATAAAGGTAGCTACTGTTGTAACAGAAACATTTCCACTAAGCGATGTGGATCAGAATATACCAAAAAACACAAGAGTAAATGAAAACGCTGTGGCAGTAGTAATTGGTAACAGAACGTATAGAAATGCAGATGTTCCTGAAGTAAAATATGCCATTAATGATGCCCTAATTGTAAAACAATACCTTATCTCTACTTTAGGATTTAAAGAAGGGAATATCATTTTTAAAGAAGATGCTACACAAGCAGATTTTAATGCAATATTTGGTATTAATGGCAATCCAAAAGGTAAACTTTACAATTATGTAAAGCCAAATGTTTCTGATGTTTATATTTTCTATTCTGGGCATGGCGCTCCCAATCCAGAAACAAATAAAGGCTATTTTGTACCTGTAGATACAGACCCCTCTTTAATACAATTTAATGGGTACTCTCTAGCTACATTTTATGAGAACCTTGGCGCTGTACCCTACAAAAACCTGACAGTAATTATTGATGCTTGTTTTAGTGGTGCCTCTGAAGGCGGAATGTTATTAAAAAGTATATCGCCTGTTTTTATTAAGACAGAAAATAAAGTTTTAAAAGATGAAAATGCAGTTGTTTTAACATCTGCAGCATCAGAGCAAGTTTCTTCTTGGTACAACGAGAAGTACCATTCTCTATTTACTTATTATTACTTAAAAGGAATACAAGGAGCGGCAGATAAAAATAATGATGGTATTGTTGATGTAAAAGAAATGAAAGCCTATTTAACCGATAATGTTACTTATATGGCTAGACGTTTAAATAACAGAGAACAAACTCCTGAAATTATAGGAAGTGAAGAGATTCGACTTAATTAG
- a CDS encoding pyridoxal phosphate-dependent aminotransferase has protein sequence MRQKLLRDGANELSYEIRGIVKKADKLKTLGQKIYWENIGDPIQKNAEMPKWMRDIIAGLLNENGSFGYCHSKGVLETREFLADKTNALNGTQITAEDILFFNGLGDAISKLYQFLLPTSRIIGPSPAYSTHSSAEAAHANTTPLTYKLDPENHWYPDMDDLYLQIKYNPNIVGILIINPDNPTGMVYPTEILERFVEIAKEFNLFLVSDEIYSNVTYNGAKAHMLAEYIDDVPGIALKGISKEFPWPGSRCGWMEYYNRKNDIQFDALCQTLDNAKMIEVCSTKLPQMAIPRIMSDKRYLPYREEANKAIGRRAEIIANLLGDLPQLTFNKTYGAFYNTIIFKKGVLKEGQKLQINNPEVAEMLSTWIEEDMPLDKRFVYYLLASKGVCVVPISSFCSELQGFRVTLLEENEELLEETFTHIREAVLEYCN, from the coding sequence ATGAGACAAAAATTACTAAGAGACGGTGCTAATGAACTTAGCTATGAAATCCGTGGTATTGTAAAAAAAGCTGATAAACTGAAAACGTTAGGTCAGAAAATTTATTGGGAGAACATCGGTGATCCGATCCAAAAAAATGCAGAGATGCCTAAATGGATGCGTGATATTATTGCCGGTCTTCTAAATGAAAATGGCTCTTTTGGCTATTGTCATTCTAAAGGCGTTCTAGAAACAAGAGAATTCCTTGCAGATAAAACGAATGCTTTAAATGGTACTCAGATTACTGCAGAAGATATTCTTTTCTTTAATGGATTAGGAGATGCAATTTCTAAGTTGTATCAATTTTTATTACCAACATCTAGAATAATTGGCCCCTCTCCTGCTTATTCTACACACTCATCTGCAGAAGCCGCCCACGCCAACACTACGCCATTAACATACAAACTCGATCCGGAAAACCATTGGTATCCAGATATGGACGATTTGTATCTTCAGATAAAATATAATCCAAACATTGTAGGCATCTTGATTATCAATCCTGATAACCCTACTGGTATGGTTTATCCTACAGAAATTTTAGAACGCTTTGTAGAAATAGCAAAAGAATTTAATCTGTTTTTAGTATCGGATGAAATCTACTCTAATGTAACTTACAATGGTGCTAAAGCTCATATGTTGGCAGAATACATTGATGATGTTCCTGGAATTGCACTTAAAGGTATCTCTAAAGAGTTTCCTTGGCCGGGTTCAAGATGTGGGTGGATGGAATATTATAATAGAAAAAATGATATTCAATTTGATGCACTATGTCAGACGCTAGATAATGCTAAAATGATTGAGGTATGTTCTACAAAGTTGCCACAAATGGCAATTCCAAGAATTATGTCTGATAAGCGTTACTTACCTTATAGAGAAGAAGCCAACAAAGCAATTGGCCGTAGAGCTGAAATAATTGCTAATTTATTAGGCGATTTACCTCAGCTTACGTTTAATAAAACATACGGTGCCTTTTACAATACTATCATCTTTAAAAAAGGGGTATTAAAAGAAGGGCAAAAATTACAAATTAATAATCCTGAAGTTGCAGAAATGCTTTCTACATGGATAGAAGAAGATATGCCTCTTGATAAACGCTTTGTATATTATTTACTGGCATCAAAAGGAGTATGTGTAGTACCAATTTCATCATTCTGTTCTGAACTCCAAGGATTTAGAGTTACATTACTAGAAGAAAATGAGGAATTGCTAGAAGAAACTTTTACACACATCCGAGAGGCTGTGCTCGAATATTGTAACTAA
- a CDS encoding TonB-dependent receptor, which produces MKSVYYLIIMVFLCGIPLTHYAQNNGSIEGKVTDPSGDALPYAQVTLENTAFGVVTDADGYYSIKNVPYGEYIISAYYLGFDKENVSISLQSPTFKLQIKMQSDITELDGVTVYGEYTKGQAKSLNEQKNAIGIKNIVSSEQFSTMPDRNGAEALQRIPGISIVRNRGEGQNIQIRGMASEYNQVQMNGTPMPGGEESRGAALDFMSADIMESIEIKKTLTPDMDGGAIGGAVNFSLKDAPSELSIKGVTSGGKNFHADPFNDGWGLGQQNHSLYIGNRFFNDKLGVFATGSYYQTNRGTVLAEYTLNDDDQLTRKRWNDYDVRRVRYGYNVGMDYKFNQNHTIRASYNSNYFNDDRRRGRTNFNFKYDDTTPDASISDFSEDRETQTRAKRTVMDMYGIGGDHTFKNGITLDYKATHIVTTVDEPDGTQYYFTRNVGVDNINGMDPWGLDGTMKIDPDNLLEMDKPVRLDTKENREIDNSFVINASLPFKFLGEQSTLSSGYKLWHKDKTNTASRYMQQNNAPIYLQTGSFYRRDLRFTDNEYSNLPLDAPTEVYSIRNQNYQADEMINAAYLMADLQWTSKFNTLIGARVEHTKNGYSFDEYNEDNGDYIRTLSDNSDYINVLPSINAVYRFDERTSLKAAVAQGLSRPSFTSLIPREVIDDENYTIGLSNPDLKPVTSTNFDFIFEHYTSNMGYFTFGMFAKFLENQIYTSKNIEERNGQLWEISKPENGGSSHLYGFEVAYNKNLKDLNIPMLKWVNIMANYTFTLSEQELEDGRTVVMGNSPRDMANVILTYDNPKNGFMIALAGNYRGPLLISVADREDRDVYFNSQFHLDLSASYQINSAFTVFTQMNNLTNQMEIETYGNPIDQPILHQTEQYGPTVTVGLKFEL; this is translated from the coding sequence ATGAAATCAGTTTATTACCTAATTATTATGGTATTCTTGTGCGGAATACCCCTTACACATTACGCTCAAAATAATGGTAGTATTGAAGGGAAGGTAACAGACCCTTCTGGCGATGCATTACCTTATGCACAGGTTACCTTAGAGAACACAGCCTTTGGTGTAGTAACTGATGCTGACGGTTACTACTCTATTAAAAATGTTCCGTATGGAGAGTATATTATCTCGGCCTATTACTTAGGGTTTGATAAAGAGAATGTGTCAATTTCATTACAGTCTCCCACCTTTAAATTGCAGATAAAAATGCAATCAGACATTACAGAATTGGATGGCGTAACCGTCTATGGTGAGTATACAAAAGGACAGGCTAAATCTTTAAACGAACAAAAAAATGCCATTGGTATTAAAAATATTGTATCGTCAGAACAGTTTTCTACAATGCCCGATAGAAATGGTGCAGAAGCATTACAAAGAATACCTGGTATTTCTATTGTGAGAAACAGAGGAGAAGGCCAAAATATTCAGATTAGAGGTATGGCATCGGAGTACAATCAAGTACAAATGAATGGAACGCCAATGCCCGGCGGAGAAGAAAGCAGAGGTGCCGCTTTAGATTTTATGTCAGCAGATATCATGGAATCTATAGAAATAAAGAAAACACTAACACCAGATATGGATGGTGGTGCAATTGGTGGTGCTGTCAACTTTTCTTTAAAAGATGCTCCTTCAGAATTATCTATTAAAGGGGTAACAAGTGGCGGTAAAAACTTCCATGCAGATCCTTTTAACGATGGTTGGGGATTAGGCCAACAAAACCATAGTTTATACATAGGTAACCGCTTCTTTAATGATAAACTTGGCGTATTTGCTACAGGTAGTTATTACCAAACAAATAGAGGTACCGTATTGGCAGAATATACATTAAATGATGACGATCAACTTACAAGAAAACGTTGGAATGATTACGATGTTAGAAGAGTACGTTACGGATATAATGTAGGGATGGACTATAAGTTTAATCAAAACCATACTATTAGAGCATCTTATAATTCTAACTATTTTAATGATGACAGAAGAAGAGGTAGAACCAATTTTAATTTCAAATATGATGATACTACTCCAGATGCTTCTATAAGTGATTTTTCTGAAGATCGAGAAACACAAACCCGAGCAAAACGAACAGTAATGGATATGTATGGTATTGGTGGAGACCATACTTTTAAAAATGGTATCACTTTAGATTATAAAGCTACTCATATTGTTACTACCGTTGATGAACCCGATGGAACTCAATATTACTTTACAAGAAATGTTGGTGTAGACAATATAAATGGCATGGACCCTTGGGGGTTAGATGGAACAATGAAAATTGACCCTGATAATTTACTCGAAATGGATAAACCTGTACGTTTAGATACCAAAGAGAACAGAGAAATTGATAACTCTTTTGTGATTAATGCCTCTTTACCTTTTAAATTTTTAGGAGAACAATCTACCTTATCTTCTGGGTATAAGCTTTGGCATAAAGACAAAACCAATACGGCAAGCAGATATATGCAACAAAACAACGCCCCAATTTATTTACAAACAGGGTCGTTCTACAGAAGGGATTTAAGGTTTACTGATAATGAATATAGTAACCTACCTTTAGATGCTCCTACGGAAGTTTATAGTATTAGAAATCAAAATTACCAAGCAGACGAGATGATAAATGCTGCTTATTTAATGGCTGATTTACAATGGACATCAAAGTTCAATACTTTAATTGGTGCTAGGGTGGAACACACAAAAAATGGCTATAGTTTTGATGAATACAACGAAGACAATGGTGATTACATTCGTACTTTATCTGATAACTCTGATTATATAAATGTGCTTCCTTCTATAAATGCAGTTTATAGATTTGATGAGAGAACATCTTTAAAAGCAGCTGTTGCACAAGGTTTAAGTAGACCCTCTTTTACATCTTTAATACCAAGAGAGGTGATAGACGATGAGAATTATACAATTGGTTTAAGTAATCCAGATTTAAAGCCTGTGACATCTACTAATTTCGATTTTATTTTTGAGCATTACACTTCAAACATGGGGTATTTTACTTTTGGCATGTTTGCAAAATTCTTAGAAAATCAGATTTATACTTCAAAAAACATAGAGGAAAGAAACGGGCAACTTTGGGAAATTTCTAAGCCAGAAAATGGTGGTAGTTCTCATTTATATGGATTTGAAGTAGCTTATAATAAAAACTTAAAAGACTTAAATATCCCAATGCTTAAATGGGTAAACATTATGGCTAACTATACTTTCACACTCTCAGAACAAGAGTTAGAAGATGGGAGAACAGTTGTAATGGGAAACAGCCCAAGAGATATGGCCAATGTGATATTAACATACGATAATCCTAAAAATGGATTTATGATTGCCCTTGCCGGTAACTACAGAGGGCCATTACTAATTAGTGTGGCAGATAGAGAAGACCGAGATGTTTATTTTAATTCTCAGTTTCATTTAGACTTATCAGCGAGTTACCAAATTAACTCTGCCTTTACTGTCTTTACACAAATGAATAACCTTACTAATCAAATGGAAATAGAAACATACGGTAACCCAATTGATCAACCAATACTTCATCAAACAGAACAATACGGGCCAACAGTTACAGTAGGTTTAAAGTTTGAATTATAA